Proteins from a single region of Phyllopteryx taeniolatus isolate TA_2022b chromosome 10, UOR_Ptae_1.2, whole genome shotgun sequence:
- the atp7a gene encoding copper-transporting ATPase 1: MTQEGSVCDVTLGVGGMTCGSCVQSIEQKIGSLPGVIHIKVSLEQANATIIFNDSQQSVTSLLEAIDDMGFESSLSTSGATTPVCTDTQLIPTSGLTSAARREAMEMLSQIPGVLDVRESQTEEGLTVTFASSLTAVKELTEVILSLSPSENATPSSPVPKDLRISSSHNTETRAALLKMSIEGMTCHSCTTTIEGKIGKLKGIEKVKVILDSQEATIVYLPYLISVQTIIDQISLAGFKACVKSKPRPLQLSIGEVERFADSQKTSASLPLDTSQETEIFIDATLVALRVKGMHCRSCMVYIQDNISTLPGVSSVVVSLEEEKASICFDPLKVTVPQLQQAIEALPPGNFKTQPWDSSGLLSPPANSPPPALSSPQPFEGFLAKPAVSQSCFIQPLASMAKIHIEGMTCNSCVQSIEGMMSQRKGVMSAHVSLADQQGFFEYDPLLTSSEELRDAIEDMGFDASIPEPNPLPTVSCPRVLKSSSVAPMKDKELDSSPLKQIPLDCKRDKRDKNSSADKCFIQIRGMTCASCVANIERNLKNESGIYTVLVALMASKAEVRYNAEMIDPVKIVECVNELGFSASVMENYEGSDGNLELVVRGMTCASCVHKIESSLMKENGIIYASVALATNKAHIKYDSEVIGPRDIIKLIRNLGFEASLVRRDRAASHLDHSKEIRQWRKSFLVSLIFCLPVMGMMIYMIIMDHQMNVSHQHNATAEDLNLFHATMFLERQLLPGLSVMNLLSFLFCVPVQFIGGRYFYIQAYKAVKHRSANMDVLIVLATSIAFTYSSIVLIVAMVEKAKVNPITFFDTPPMLFVFISMGRWLEQIAKSKTSEALSKLMSLQATEATVVTLNSDSSILSEDQVDVELVQRGDVVKVVPGGKFPVDGRVLEGHSMADESLITGEAMPVTKKPGSVVIAGSINQNGSLLVSATHVGMDTTLSQIVKLVEEAQTSKAPIQQYADKISGYFVPFIVGVSVLTLISWIVIGFLDFPLVEKYFPGYDKSISRTEAVIRFAFQASITVLCIACPCSLGLATPTAVMVGTGVGAQNGILIKGGEPLEMAHKVQSVVFDKTGTITYGAPDVIQVKIVVEGNKMPRSRLLAIVGTAENNSEHPLGAAITKYCKQELGTDSLGMCTDFQAVPGCGIRCLVTNTEMLSKHGDSDSEDNNQRNSMLVQMSDTLMSTSSHPLIMDPQPLSLAQTASYIVLIGNREWMRRNCLQIPHDIDNAMTEHERRGRTAVLVAVDNLLCAMIAIADTVKPEAELAVQTLTSMGLEVVLMTGDNSKTARAIAAQVGIRKVFAEVLPSHKVAKVEQLQQSGKRVAMVGDGINDSPALAMADVGIAIGTGTDVAIEAADVVLIRNDLLDVVSSIDLSKKTVKRIRINFVFALIYNLVGIPIAAGVFLPVGLVLQPWMGSAAMALSSVSVVLSSLLLKCYTKPSAEKLETRLGSDRRHGSLSDVSVHIGMGELRRSSPKLSLLDRIVNYSRASINSLRSDKHSIHSLALSEPDKHSLLVGEPPCDEDVC; the protein is encoded by the exons ATGACACAGGAAGGCAGTGTGTGTGACGTCACCCTTGGTGTGGGGGGCATGACTTGTGGCTCCTGTGTCCAATCCATAGAGCAGAAAATTGGTTCTCTGCCAGGTGTAATACACATAAAG GTCTCTTTAGAGCAGGCGAATGCCACAATCATTTTTAATGACAGCCAACAGAGCGTAACATCCCTGTTAGAGGCCATCGATGACATGGGGTTTGAATCAAGTTTATCTACGTCCGGCGCGACCACGCCCGTTTGCACTGACACCCAGCTGATCCCAACATCAGGACTGACGTCTGCAGCTCGAAGGGAGGCTATGGAGATGCTGTCTCAGATTCCAGGAGTACTGGATGTCAGAGAGAGTCAGACGGAAGAGGGCCTCACCGTCACCTTTGCCTCGTCTTTGACAGCAGTGAAGGAGCTCACTGAAGTCATTTTGAGCCTCTCGCCATCTGAGAATGCCACTCCTAGCAGCCCTGTGCCCAAAGACTTGCGCATATCGTCATCTCACAACACCGAAACCAGAGCAGCGCTCTTGAAGATGAGCATTGAAGGCATGACCTGTCATTCCTGCACCACCACGATTGAGGGGAAGATTGGAAAATTGAAAGGGATTGAAAAGGTCAAAG TAATTTTAGATTCTCAGGAAGCTACGATTGTGTACCTGCCTTACCTCATCAGTGTTCAGACCATCATTGACCAGATTTCTTTGGCCGGCTTTAAGGCCTGTGTAAAGTCTAAACCACGCCCTCTGCAATTGTCCATTGGTGAAGTTGAACGTTTTGCTGATTCTCAAAAAACAAGTGCTTCTTTGCCATTAGACACTTCTCAAGAGACAGAAATCTTTATTGACGCGACTCTGGTGGCGCTCAGGGTGAAAGGCATGCACTGTCGATCCTGTATGGTCTATATCCAAGACAATATCTCCACGTTACCTGGTGTATCCTCTGTGGTGGTCTCTCTCGAGGAGGAGAAAGCCTCAATCTGCTTTGATCCACTGAAAGTCACAGTGCCTCAGTTGCAGCAGGCAATTGAAGCACTTCCTCCGGGGAACTTCAAGACTCAACCCTGGGACTCTTCTGGGCTTCTAAGCCCTCCAGCAAACTCCCCTCCACCTGCTTTATCTTCACCTCAACCGTTTGAAGGATTCCTGGCCAAACCTGCTGTATCCCAATCTTGTTTTATCCAGCCTCTGGCATCCATGGCCAAGATTCACATTGAGGGCATGACATGCAATTCCTGCGTCCAGTCAATAGAAGGCATGATGTCTCAGAGGAAAGGTGTGATGTCAGCCCACGTCTCTCTGGCCGATCAGCAGGGCTTTTTTGAATATGACCCCCTGTTGACCTCCTCAGAAGAGCTGAGGGATGCCATAGAAGATATGGGCTTTGATGCCTCCATACCCG AGCCCAATCCCCTCCCAACTGTGTCATGTCCCAGAGTCCTCAAGTCTTCAAGTGTAGCACCAATGAAAGATAAGGAACTAGACAGCAGCCCCCTCAAACAGATCCCCCTGGATTGCAAAAGGGACAAGAGAGACAAGAACTCAAGTGCCGACAAGTGTTTCATCCAGATTCGAGGCATGACCTGCGCGTCATGTGTGGCAAACATTGAGCGAAACCTCAAAAATGAATCTG GTATCTACACCGTTCTGGTAGCATTAATGGCTAGTAAGGCCGAGGTGCGGTATAATGCCGAAATGATCGACCCTGTGAAGATTGTAGAGTGTGTGAACGAGCTCGGCTTCTCTGCCTCAGTCATGGAGAATTATGAAGGTTCAGATGGAAACCTGGAATTAGTG GTAAGGGGAATGACTTGTGCTTCATGTGTTCACAAAATCGAATCCAGCCTTATGAAAGAAAATGGGATTATATATGCCTCTGTTGCCTTAGCAACCAACAAAGCACACATTAAGTACGACTCCGAAGTGATAGGACCACGAGACATCATCAAGCTGATTAGG aaTTTGGGTTTTGAAGCATCACTGGTGAGAAGGGACCGTGCTGCCAGCCACTTGGACCACAGCAAAGAGATACGACA GTGGAGGAAGTCTTTCCTGGTGAGCCTAATATTCTGTTTGCCGGTGATGGGTATGATGATATACATGATCATCATGGACCACCAGATGAACGTTTCACACCAGCACAACGCCACGGCCGAGGACCTCAACCTCTTCCATGCCACCATGTTCCTGGAGAGACAGTTGCTCCCAGGCCTCTCTGTCATGAACCTCCTCTCTTTCCTCTTTTGTGTGCCTGTGCAG TTCATTGGCGGTCGCTACTTCTACATTCAAGCCTACAAAGCAGTGAAACACAGATCTGCCAACATGGACGTGCTTATAGTCCTGGCCACCTCCATAGCCTTCACATACTCCTCCATCGTACTAATAGTGGCCATGGTGGAGAAAGCAAAAGTCAACCCCATCACCTTTTTCGACACACCACCTATGCTCTTTGTCTTCATCTCCATGGGACGCTGGTTGGAACAGATAGCCAAG AGCAAAACGTCTGAGGCTCTTTCCAAGCTCATGTCTTTGCAAGCCACTGAGGCCACAGTGGTCACTCTCAATAGCGATTCATCCATTCTAAG tgaggatCAAGTGGATGTTGAGCTGGTGCAGAGGGGTGATGTGGTAAAAGTAGTCCCTGGTGGAAAGTTTCCAGTTGATGGCAGAGTTCTTGAAGGACATTCCATGGCGGATGAGTCTCTCATCACAG GTGAGGCCATGCCCGTGACAAAGAAGCCAGGGAGTGTTGTGATTGCAGGCTCCATTAACCAGAATGGCTCTCTGCTGGTCAGCGCTACACATGTTGGCATGGACACCACGTTGTCACAGATTGTCAAACTAGTTGAAGAGGCTCAGACCTCAAAG gcTCCTATCCAGCAGTATGCTGATAAGATCAGTGGCTACTTTGTACCCTTCATCGTCGGCGTGTCAGTCCTCACTTTGATTTCCTGGATTGTAATTGGGTTCCTCGATTTCCCTCTTGTGGAAAAATACTTTCCT GGTTACGACAAGAGCATTTCCAGGACAGAGGCAGTGATTCGCTTCGCTTTCCAGGCCTCCATAACTGTGTTGTGCATTGCTTGCCCCTGCTCCCTCGGTCTGGCGACCCCAACGGCTGTCATGGTGGGCACTGGGGTTGGAGCCCAAAATGGCATCCTGATAAAAGGAGGTGAACCTCTGGAAATGGCACATAAG GTCCAATCAGTGGTGTTTGATAAGACCGGGACCATTACATATGGCGCTCCAGACGTTATCCAGGTCAAAATAGTTGTGGAAGGTAACAAGATGCCTCGCTCTCGGCTGCTCGCCATCGTGGGCACAGCAGAGAACAACAGCGAGCACCCTCTGGGAGCGGCTATCACCAAGTACTGCAAGCAG GAGCTTGGCACAGACTCGCTCGGCATGTGCACAGACTTCCAGGCCGTGCCGGGCTGCGGCATCCGGTGTCTGGTCACCAACACAGAGATGCTGTCAAAGCATGGAGACAGCGACAGCGAGGACAACAACCAGCGCAACAGCATGCTTGTTCAGATGAGCGACACCCTCATGTCCACCAGCTCCCATCCTCTTATCATGGACCCACAGCCACTCA GCCTGGCCCAGACTGCAAGCTACATCGTCCTCATTGGCAATCGTGAGTGGATGAggaggaattgtctgcagatcCCGCATGATATCGATAATGCCATGACCGAGCATGAGCGCAGAGGACGCACCGCCGTCCTGGTTGCTGTAGACA ATCTGCTGTGTGCCATGATAGCCATAGCGGACACAGTGAAACCGGAAGCTGAGCTGGCAGTCCAAACTCTGACCAGCATGGGCTTGGAGGTTGTGTTGATGACGGGAGATAACAGCAAGACGGCACGGGCCATTGCTGCACAG GTGGGCATCAGGAAGGTGTTTGCGGAGGTGCTGCCCTCCCACAAGGTGGCCAAGGTGGAGCAGCTGCAGCAGTCGGGAAAGAGGGTCGCCATGGTGGGCGACGGCATCAATGATTCACCCGCTCTGGCCATGGCAGACGTCGGCATTGCCATTGGAACCGGCACTGATGTGGCCATCGAGGCAGCTGACGTGGTCTTGATTAGG AATGACCTGCTGGATGTGGTTAGCAGTATCGACCTCTCGAAAAAGACAGTCAAGAGGATCAGGATCAACTTTGTCTTTGCTCTCATCTACAATCTGGTTGGCATTCCCATCGCTGCAG GTGTGTTCCTTCCTGTTGGTCTGGTGTTACAGCCATGGATGGGCTCTGCTGCCATGGCGCTATCTTCCGTCTCTGTGGTTTTGTCCTCGCTTCTACTCAAGTG CTATACAAAGCCCAGCGCAGAGAAGCTCGAGACCCGGCTGGGCAGCGACAGGCGGCATGGCAGCCTATCTGACGTCAGCGTCCACATCGGCATGGGCGAGCTACGGCGATCCTCGCCCAAGCTCAGCCTCCTCGACCGCATCGTCAACTACAGCCGGGCGTCCATCAATTCGCTGCGCTCTGACAAGCACTCGATCCACAGCCTGGCGCTCAGTGAGCCAGACAAACACTCGCTCCTGGTGGGGGAGCCTCCGTGCGACGAGGACGTCTGCTGA